In Paenibacillus sonchi, the genomic stretch GAACCGGACTATTAAGTAAAAAAGACCCACTTGCAGATGCAAGAAGGGCAGGGCATATATTTATTTTATTCCGAAATGTAACGGGAGTTCATTTATTTGTATCCGGACATATTAAATGACTCTGGCAGATCAGAATAATAATTATACGTCAAAAATCGTATTTTGTTATGGTAAGCAGCAAAAAACAATTTCCAATATTATCTCGGCAGCCGGTATTTACTGTGTATTTAGCTGGCGGACCAGTTGTTCAGCCTCCGTATCCCACCGCCACGGCACCTCACGCCCTTGCATGTGCAGGCCTCCATACCACTCGTCTATTCCTTGGACCAGGACGCGGTCCGCCGCCCCTTCCTGGATCTGCTGCCCCAGCGCTGTCGCCGCCACCCTGCGGTTCAGGAACTCCGGAATCTGCCGGAAATCCGTGTAACCCTCAGCACCTTCGATGTGCAGCAGAGGATGCTCCCCTGCCGTAAGCGCACGCAGAAACTTCCAATATTCGAGATCCCCCATACCGAGCACATGCAGCGTGTCAGACACCTGACGGAATAATTCCAGCGGCGTTTGTGCCCCGGATGCAATAGCATCAAATGTGGTCTGCTCCACAATCCCAAGGCCATTATGCACCGAAGGCAGACGCATGAGATGCGTCCGGAAGGCTTCACAGGCAAAAGGCAGGCCGGATGCTGCGAGTTCTGCATTCTTTTGATCCAGCAAATCAGCCATCCGGGTGGGATCAGGAGAAGCATATGCCTGCCACAGCTCACTTCCCAGCTCTATTTCCGGCCGCCCAATCGTCCGCCAGGTCCCGGATAACGTTCCAAGCTGGGCCGGAGTAAGCTGCCCCAGACCATGGAACCGTTCAATTCCCGGAAACTCCCCGATGCACAGCAGACTGAGCTTGGTCCGGCCCAGCTTCTGTCCCTTGAACCAATGGAGCAGATAGGCAAGCATACTCTGGTCGAACAGGTCATGCTCAAACCATAGTACGACTTCATCGTATTGGGCATATTCACGAAGTTTCCGCTCTTGCTCCTCACAGCCTGTCATATACTCACCAGCCGGAATCCCGAGAGTTGCTTCCAGCACCCGGGCGCGTTCGGCCCGTTCCCGGGACCCCGCAAGGTCTGCAAATACCGGTCCGGAAGAGTATATCTCCCTCCACACCAGTACCTCTCCTTGAACAATGC encodes the following:
- a CDS encoding sigma-70 family RNA polymerase sigma factor, whose product is MRQWVEKARQGDAEAFAQLMAHCRGMAYAVSYDMLKDVHLAEDAVQEAFLEAYLNLQKLSEPAAFPGWFRTIVVRQCQRTLRRKRHTLLPLDEALQGLQNEPGAADILERKEAEEVLQSSVAALSAKLRVPVQLFYFYGYSLQEISGYLGTPVQTLKKRLHDARQKLKGTLPVADLASVFNLLYEGGGKMLHIVNGDVVGNMLKHGIVQGEVLVWREIYSSGPVFADLAGSRERAERARVLEATLGIPAGEYMTGCEEQERKLREYAQYDEVVLWFEHDLFDQSMLAYLLHWFKGQKLGRTKLSLLCIGEFPGIERFHGLGQLTPAQLGTLSGTWRTIGRPEIELGSELWQAYASPDPTRMADLLDQKNAELAASGLPFACEAFRTHLMRLPSVHNGLGIVEQTTFDAIASGAQTPLELFRQVSDTLHVLGMGDLEYWKFLRALTAGEHPLLHIEGAEGYTDFRQIPEFLNRRVAATALGQQIQEGAADRVLVQGIDEWYGGLHMQGREVPWRWDTEAEQLVRQLNTQ